The following DNA comes from Candidatus Binatia bacterium.
GTGCTCGCCGTTTGGCCGTATTGGTCGCGCCCCGAATTGCTGGAGCGCTGGCTGGGCGCGGCCGAGGTCGACTTGGAAGCGGGTGGGTCCTTCCAGGCGACGCTGTGGAACGGGGACGTGGTGCGCGCGACGATCCTGGCCGCGGCCCCGCCCAGTCGACTGGATCTCGCCTGGCGCGGCGAGGGTCCCGATGCGGCGATGACGGTCCGCGTCCGGCTCGAGCACCAGGGCCCGGGATGCCGGATCGCGGTCGAGGAGGAGGATCCCGGAAGCGACGTGGAGCGCGCGCACGCCTGCGCGTGGTGGCATGCCGCCCTGGACGCGCTTCGATCGGCGATCGACGGGAATCCCGACGCCCATCACTGGGGCGATCGGCTGCCGATCGTGCTCCGGACTCCCCTGGCGCGCGGGGCATCCGACATCTGGCCGCTTCTCTCCACCGCATCGGGCCTGGCGAAGTGGCTCGCGACCGCCGAGCGCTTCGATCCGGTGCCGGGAGGGGCCTTCCGCTTCGTGTCGCAATTCAAGGGGAGCGAGATCGTCGAGGAGGGACGCGTGGAGGCGGTCGAGCCGGACCGGCTGGTCGCGCTCTCGTGGGAGTGGATGGGCCAGGGGTGGCAGGCGGCCACGCGCGTGGAGCTGCGGCTGGAGCCCGATCCCACGGGAACGGCGCTCGTGATCCATCACTCGGGATTCGACGCCCTCGAGCCGGAGCAGCGCCTGGTCGCGCGCGTGAACTACGCGGCGGCATGGCGGGACGTGATGCACGACCTGAAGCGGCTGGTGGCGCCCGGCCCGACCGGCTGACTTACATCCGCAGCACGATCTTCCCCACGTTGGCCCGCGACTGGAGGAGGCGGTGCGCCTCGCCCGCTTCGGCCAGCCCCATCACGCGTCCCGGCTGCGGCGTGATCTCGCCCAGGTCGGCCAGCGAGACCAGCTCTTCCAGCACCTTCCGCATCAGCGCGCGGTTTCGGATCAGCTCGCGCAGGTTGACGCCGTGGAGGCCCAGGCTGGGCCGGAGCAGGTCGATGAACGTGAACCGCGGCGCGCGCAGCAGGTAGCTCAAGGCGCCCAGCACGCCCTTTCCCGAAAGACCGCTCACCCCCAGCGACACCACCCGTCCGCCGGGCCGAAGCGACTTGAGCCCGTCGCGGATCGTCGGGCCGCCCACGGAGTCGAGCACGATGTCGTAGGCGCGTCCCCCGTAGATCCGCTGCC
Coding sequences within:
- a CDS encoding SRPBCC family protein — encoded protein: MPPTDVAVFRSFRDPVLAVWPYWSRPELLERWLGAAEVDLEAGGSFQATLWNGDVVRATILAAAPPSRLDLAWRGEGPDAAMTVRVRLEHQGPGCRIAVEEEDPGSDVERAHACAWWHAALDALRSAIDGNPDAHHWGDRLPIVLRTPLARGASDIWPLLSTASGLAKWLATAERFDPVPGGAFRFVSQFKGSEIVEEGRVEAVEPDRLVALSWEWMGQGWQAATRVELRLEPDPTGTALVIHHSGFDALEPEQRLVARVNYAAAWRDVMHDLKRLVAPGPTG